A part of Paenibacillus sp. IHBB 10380 genomic DNA contains:
- a CDS encoding DUF4097 family beta strand repeat-containing protein, which translates to MFGQNRLVVRKKQCIQETISDVSLDWITGDIHILQSENDEIEIIQTADPRFPESKLFRYQVNNGVLSIADGRKQKVNIGFNFKQTALEIYIPNKRFNSLTIVSVGSHLFTNNLDVTKCRYNTTSGKANLSGKMIELDIHAIASHIVGDHLEIEKLDLHATSSKINLSGKFAVLDAHSIGRSLFVRSSTMLQQMKSISTAANVTISIPDNEGFTFKCKKVSGSFKSDFSLNSDGDRSTYKNGINQFSAEVRGGYFTLCKDSSGKV; encoded by the coding sequence TGATGTTTCACTGGATTGGATCACGGGTGATATCCACATTCTGCAAAGTGAGAATGATGAAATAGAGATTATTCAGACAGCGGATCCAAGATTTCCTGAAAGTAAACTTTTTCGTTATCAGGTGAATAACGGTGTATTATCCATTGCAGATGGAAGAAAACAGAAGGTGAACATTGGATTCAATTTCAAACAAACAGCCTTGGAAATATATATCCCAAACAAGAGATTTAATTCTTTGACTATTGTTAGTGTGGGTAGCCACTTGTTCACTAATAATCTAGATGTAACTAAATGTCGGTATAACACAACATCCGGTAAGGCAAATCTTTCGGGGAAAATGATAGAGTTGGATATCCATGCCATCGCATCTCACATAGTAGGTGATCATTTGGAAATCGAGAAACTTGATCTACATGCAACCTCATCCAAGATTAATCTTTCTGGTAAGTTCGCAGTACTAGATGCTCATTCCATCGGCAGGAGTCTGTTTGTACGCTCATCAACCATGTTACAGCAGATGAAGTCAATTTCAACAGCAGCGAATGTAACGATATCTATTCCTGACAACGAGGGTTTTACATTTAAATGTAAAAAGGTCTCAGGTAGCTTTAAAAGTGACTTCTCTCTGAACTCGGATGGTGACAGAAGCACTTATAAGAATGGAATAAACCAATTCAGCGCTGAGGTTAGGGGCGGATATTTCACACTATGTAAAGACTCTTCGGGGAAGGTATAA
- a CDS encoding polysaccharide deacetylase family protein — protein sequence MLGVEKTAYLTIDEGPAGDFIEKVDCLNVNGIQAIWFCLGEALENFSEEAIYAISHGQIIGNRSYNHADLSEISLDQVREQLERTDRIIDKLYARADVARPFKVFRFPYLSNETSNEHFVAIQGVLEELGYQHPLFENIRYGEQNHTGLRQGLHVGSTWDTFDLGLNTLCSEERDRHLLQSNEIVMIHDWISIDPFKALMAKLIASGISFTLPQGMSLNSMSV from the coding sequence ATGCTAGGGGTAGAGAAAACGGCGTATCTCACGATTGATGAAGGTCCAGCCGGAGATTTTATTGAAAAAGTCGATTGTTTAAATGTAAATGGCATTCAGGCGATTTGGTTTTGTCTTGGAGAGGCATTGGAGAACTTCTCTGAGGAAGCGATCTATGCGATCAGTCATGGACAAATCATCGGAAATCGCAGTTATAATCATGCCGATTTATCAGAAATTAGTTTAGATCAAGTAAGAGAGCAGTTGGAGCGCACAGACCGAATCATAGACAAGCTTTATGCAAGAGCGGATGTTGCGAGGCCATTCAAGGTATTTCGTTTTCCTTATTTGAGTAATGAGACGAGTAATGAGCATTTTGTCGCTATTCAAGGGGTGTTAGAGGAGCTGGGATATCAGCATCCATTGTTTGAAAACATTCGCTATGGTGAGCAAAACCATACCGGTTTGAGGCAAGGTTTGCATGTGGGAAGCACTTGGGATACTTTCGATCTGGGGCTGAATACGCTTTGTAGTGAAGAGCGAGATCGCCACCTGCTACAATCTAATGAAATTGTTATGATCCATGATTGGATCTCGATAGATCCATTCAAAGCTCTAATGGCAAAGTTGATCGCTAGCGGAATTTCCTTTACGCTTCCTCAGGGAATGAGCTTGAACAGCATGTCTGTCTAA
- a CDS encoding GntR family transcriptional regulator gives MKMNEGWEEVAFNGRDPVYLQVVRHFKEQLATGRLEAGQIIPSRRELGAMLKINPNTAQKAYKEMEEQQLIITEGNSPSRITLDDSVLRTIRSELISDAVDAFVVSVLKIDVPVEELLDIVERKYVDRKTIEKQIQEGGNQHD, from the coding sequence ATGAAAATGAATGAAGGCTGGGAAGAAGTCGCTTTCAATGGCCGGGATCCGGTGTATTTGCAGGTAGTCCGTCATTTCAAAGAACAACTTGCAACCGGTCGGCTGGAGGCTGGGCAGATCATTCCTTCGCGGAGGGAATTGGGAGCTATGCTGAAGATAAATCCTAACACTGCACAGAAGGCTTATAAGGAAATGGAGGAACAGCAGTTGATTATAACAGAAGGAAATTCACCAAGTCGAATCACGCTTGATGATAGCGTGCTACGAACGATCCGTTCAGAATTAATTAGCGATGCTGTTGATGCCTTTGTGGTATCGGTCCTTAAAATTGATGTCCCCGTGGAAGAACTATTGGATATCGTAGAACGGAAATACGTTGATAGAAAGACAATTGAGAAGCAAATACAGGAAGGAGGAAACCAGCATGATTGA
- a CDS encoding ABC transporter ATP-binding protein: MIEVVNIHKRYRARHVLDGVSFTAEKGQITCLIGNNGAGKSTILKAIMGLTPLKEGTIRIDGQSISKNMYEKVAFIPDHLTMPPGMKLSEALQFMEDFYQNWNMNRAEELMKFFSLDRKERIGNLSKGTAAKLNLTIGLAQDTQYVLMDEPFSGIDMFSRGLIAEVFSSHLIEDRGVLLTTHEIGEIEHLMDKAVLMQNGVICRDFDCEQMRSEEGKSIVDVMREVYQA, encoded by the coding sequence ATGATTGAGGTTGTAAACATTCATAAGCGATATCGCGCTCGCCATGTGCTGGACGGCGTCTCCTTCACAGCCGAGAAGGGGCAAATTACTTGTCTCATAGGCAACAATGGAGCGGGTAAATCAACCATTCTAAAGGCGATTATGGGCTTAACACCACTTAAAGAAGGTACGATCCGAATAGACGGACAGTCCATTAGCAAGAACATGTATGAAAAGGTGGCGTTTATCCCTGACCATCTAACGATGCCGCCTGGAATGAAGCTGTCAGAGGCGCTTCAGTTCATGGAGGATTTCTATCAGAACTGGAATATGAATAGAGCCGAGGAGCTTATGAAATTTTTCAGCTTGGATAGGAAAGAGAGAATTGGTAACCTCTCTAAGGGGACAGCCGCCAAACTCAATTTGACGATTGGTCTTGCGCAGGATACACAATACGTGCTGATGGATGAACCGTTCTCCGGCATTGATATGTTCAGCCGAGGGTTGATTGCCGAGGTATTCTCTAGCCATTTGATTGAAGATCGGGGTGTGCTTCTGACCACACACGAAATTGGAGAGATAGAGCATTTGATGGATAAAGCTGTGCTGATGCAGAATGGAGTCATATGTCGAGATTTCGATTGTGAACAAATGCGCAGCGAGGAAGGTAAATCCATTGTTGACGTCATGAGGGAGGTGTACCAGGCGTGA
- a CDS encoding DMT family transporter — protein MDQRKVTTGHLLALVTILIWGTTFISTKILLIDFTPVEILLFRFLVGYLVLFLIYSRPIRTKSFKEELLFISAGLCGVTLYFLIENIALVYTLASNVGVIVSIAPFFTAVLAHFFLEGEKLNTQFITGFLIALSGIVLIGLNGSFLLHLNPIGDLLAFLAPAVWAIYSVLMRKISGLQHHTVGATRRVFFYGLIGMLPTLFLFEIHLGLDRLGKISNLTNLLYLGLGASALCFVTWNRAVGILGAVKTSVYIYIVPVVTVAAAALILHEKITWATLAGTILTLTGSYISERKVKTIPKEKNAVKSLE, from the coding sequence ATGGATCAACGCAAGGTCACCACTGGACACCTGCTCGCGTTAGTTACGATTTTGATATGGGGGACAACCTTTATCTCCACCAAAATCCTGTTAATTGACTTTACTCCCGTTGAAATTTTGCTTTTCCGCTTTCTAGTGGGGTACTTGGTATTGTTTCTTATCTATTCGCGTCCAATCCGGACGAAATCGTTTAAAGAAGAATTACTGTTTATCTCGGCAGGACTTTGCGGGGTCACTTTATATTTTCTTATAGAGAATATAGCCCTTGTTTATACGCTCGCTTCCAATGTAGGCGTAATTGTCTCGATCGCTCCATTTTTCACGGCGGTTCTAGCTCACTTCTTCTTAGAGGGAGAAAAATTAAATACTCAATTTATTACAGGATTTTTGATCGCTCTGAGCGGAATTGTGTTAATCGGGCTGAACGGGAGTTTTCTCTTACACCTGAACCCGATCGGAGACCTGCTGGCATTCTTGGCCCCCGCTGTTTGGGCCATCTATTCTGTGTTAATGCGCAAAATAAGCGGACTACAGCATCATACCGTTGGGGCTACCCGCAGAGTATTTTTTTATGGACTGATAGGTATGCTGCCTACTTTGTTTCTGTTTGAAATCCATCTTGGACTAGACAGATTGGGTAAAATTTCAAATTTAACAAACCTTCTTTACTTAGGCCTGGGAGCCTCCGCATTGTGTTTTGTGACCTGGAATCGGGCGGTAGGAATCTTGGGAGCGGTCAAAACTAGCGTGTATATTTACATTGTGCCTGTAGTTACAGTGGCGGCCGCTGCACTTATTTTGCATGAAAAGATCACTTGGGCCACCTTAGCAGGAACCATTCTGACTTTAACAGGTTCGTATATTTCCGAACGTAAAGTTAAAACAATCCCCAAGGAGAAGAACGCTGTAAAAAGTCTTGAATGA
- a CDS encoding AraC family ligand binding domain-containing protein, translating into MTREVRTVVFDEDLKLEAYRFEGIMQKFPNHFHDYYVIGFIEQGKRYLVCNNEEYILNSGDVIIFNPQDPHACEQIDGRTLDYRCINIQPEVMREYVLEITGLDYLPRFTRAVLYQTELAWSLHELHLMILEGQSDFQKEELFLFLLEQLLREYSDTEPPDPSQELTTEIKIVCEYIESHYADSITLHQLSELTGLSKYHLLRLFTRQKGISPYCYLETIRINHAKRLLEQGLRPIEVAFQTGFSDQSHFTNFFKKLIGLTPKQYMRIFIHEARPKRSSELTP; encoded by the coding sequence GTGACTCGTGAAGTTCGAACGGTAGTCTTCGATGAAGACTTAAAACTTGAGGCTTATCGATTTGAAGGGATTATGCAGAAGTTTCCCAACCATTTTCATGACTATTACGTCATTGGTTTTATTGAACAAGGCAAGAGATATCTGGTTTGTAACAATGAAGAGTACATCCTTAACAGCGGAGATGTGATCATCTTTAATCCGCAGGATCCCCACGCCTGTGAACAGATCGACGGGAGAACCCTTGACTATCGCTGCATCAACATTCAACCGGAGGTCATGCGAGAGTATGTGCTGGAGATTACGGGACTGGACTATTTGCCCCGGTTCACACGGGCCGTTCTCTACCAAACTGAGCTGGCATGGTCCCTGCATGAGCTGCACCTGATGATTTTAGAGGGTCAATCCGATTTTCAAAAAGAAGAATTGTTTCTGTTTCTCCTGGAGCAACTCCTGAGAGAATATTCAGACACCGAACCGCCTGATCCCTCTCAGGAGCTCACTACCGAGATCAAAATCGTATGCGAATACATAGAGTCCCATTATGCGGACAGCATTACTCTTCATCAGTTAAGTGAATTGACAGGCTTAAGCAAATATCACTTACTGCGTTTATTTACCAGACAAAAAGGAATATCACCCTATTGCTACCTGGAAACTATTCGGATCAACCATGCTAAAAGGCTTTTAGAACAAGGACTGCGTCCTATAGAGGTAGCCTTTCAGACCGGGTTTAGTGATCAGAGCCATTTTACAAACTTCTTCAAAAAATTGATTGGCTTAACTCCCAAGCAATATATGCGCATCTTTATTCATGAAGCGAGACCGAAGCGAAGCTCGGAACTCACGCCGTGA
- a CDS encoding LysR family transcriptional regulator, with translation MIVDALRVFVTVTEQSHFSKAAKLLNLSQPGVSLHIRNLENELGTRLLHRSSKQVRLTEAGEILYKRAKQMLLLYEETKEAIHLLQDEVTGSLQIGASFTIGEYILPKRLAEFAHQYPQVDMQVTIGNTEEIIQAVRSGTLDIGIIEGESNATDLDITPYMKDTMIIIAPPDHPLSSIRVIEPSNLNNQVWVLREGGSGTRAFSDHFIKDNALDVKRSYIFNSSQGVKEAVASGLGIAILSRWIVRKELKLGEIVELRIKHNKLEREFTIILHKDRSATMAVDIFMKSLLAANAYLTTD, from the coding sequence ATGATTGTAGATGCACTACGTGTCTTTGTTACAGTTACGGAACAAAGTCATTTTTCCAAAGCAGCCAAACTGCTAAACCTCTCTCAACCAGGGGTTAGTCTGCATATTCGAAATCTAGAGAACGAGTTAGGCACTAGGCTTTTACATCGTTCATCCAAGCAGGTCAGGTTAACGGAAGCCGGTGAGATTCTATATAAACGTGCCAAGCAAATGTTACTTCTCTATGAAGAAACCAAAGAAGCCATTCATTTGCTTCAGGATGAGGTAACAGGTTCTTTGCAGATTGGAGCTAGCTTTACGATCGGAGAATATATTTTACCGAAGAGATTGGCCGAATTTGCTCATCAGTACCCGCAAGTCGACATGCAAGTTACCATTGGAAATACGGAGGAAATCATTCAAGCTGTTAGATCAGGTACACTGGATATTGGCATCATTGAGGGCGAGTCCAATGCAACCGACTTAGACATCACCCCATATATGAAGGATACGATGATCATCATCGCTCCACCCGATCATCCGCTCTCCTCGATCCGTGTTATTGAACCCAGCAATCTGAATAATCAAGTTTGGGTTCTGAGAGAAGGAGGTTCTGGAACCCGGGCATTTAGCGATCATTTTATTAAAGATAACGCGCTAGACGTTAAACGCTCTTATATTTTTAACAGCAGTCAGGGTGTCAAAGAAGCGGTAGCGTCAGGCTTGGGTATCGCGATTCTATCACGGTGGATTGTACGTAAGGAGCTTAAACTCGGCGAGATTGTAGAACTGCGAATCAAACACAATAAGTTAGAGAGAGAGTTTACCATCATTCTCCATAAAGACAGATCAGCCACGATGGCAGTCGACATTTTTATGAAATCACTACTTGCGGCAAATGCTTATCTAACGACGGATTAG
- a CDS encoding YeiH family protein → MQAKILEFKYHKGMGFTQGVGITLMLAMAAKYLAMLPFLSIMGQLVIAIVLGIAYRGFIGVPEFAAAGISFTSKKLLRYGIILLGMRLNLTDIIHAGPKVLAIAVINITFTIVVVYGIAKWLKVNTKLGLLTACGTAICGAAAVVAISPQLKASDDETAIAAANVAILGTIFTLIYTVSYPLLNLSPTGYGIFAGATLHEIAHVIAAAAPGGQEAVDLAVIVKLTRVAMLVPVAMAIGIWTGRQQKRNEKGNENKRSWREIPIPWFILGFLLMSGVNTLGIIPEGITDQVIVAAYLLIAMAMAGLGLGVEIATFRRLGIKSFVAGAIGSVLLSVLGFLLIHLFGLA, encoded by the coding sequence ATGCAGGCAAAAATACTGGAGTTTAAGTATCACAAAGGTATGGGGTTTACGCAAGGAGTTGGCATTACCTTAATGCTGGCCATGGCTGCGAAATATTTGGCGATGTTACCTTTTTTGAGTATTATGGGACAGCTTGTAATCGCCATTGTACTTGGGATTGCATATAGAGGATTTATAGGAGTACCGGAGTTTGCGGCTGCTGGAATCTCATTTACGAGTAAGAAGCTTCTGAGATACGGTATTATTCTTCTAGGTATGAGGCTTAATTTAACAGATATTATCCATGCAGGACCTAAAGTATTGGCAATAGCAGTAATTAATATTACTTTTACGATTGTTGTTGTATATGGGATAGCAAAATGGCTAAAGGTGAATACAAAGCTTGGGCTCTTAACAGCATGTGGTACCGCCATTTGTGGAGCGGCCGCAGTGGTAGCCATTTCGCCGCAATTGAAGGCAAGCGATGATGAAACGGCGATTGCCGCTGCCAATGTTGCGATTCTCGGTACGATCTTCACCCTAATCTATACCGTAAGCTATCCATTGTTAAATTTAAGTCCGACAGGTTATGGCATTTTTGCGGGAGCTACGCTCCATGAGATTGCTCACGTCATTGCTGCTGCTGCGCCAGGAGGGCAAGAGGCTGTTGATCTGGCTGTAATTGTTAAGCTGACACGTGTTGCCATGCTGGTTCCGGTAGCTATGGCCATCGGTATTTGGACAGGACGTCAACAAAAGCGTAATGAGAAAGGCAATGAAAATAAGCGCAGTTGGAGAGAAATCCCTATTCCCTGGTTCATTCTTGGATTTTTACTGATGAGCGGAGTGAACACGTTAGGTATTATTCCTGAGGGGATTACGGATCAGGTGATTGTCGCGGCTTATCTGCTTATTGCAATGGCGATGGCGGGTCTAGGGCTGGGTGTAGAAATCGCTACTTTCCGTCGACTGGGCATAAAATCATTTGTTGCAGGAGCGATAGGTTCAGTACTGCTGTCGGTTCTTGGGTTCTTGCTCATTCACTTATTCGGATTGGCTTAG
- the hcp gene encoding hydroxylamine reductase, with protein sequence MFCYQCEQTPNGGCTVVGVCGKNETIASLQDTMIFALKGIAAYATHARQLGYSDPEVDRITHEALYMTLTNSNFNTQEHLEMAMKVGDAAVRIMDVLDRAHTDRFGIPQPITVSQNKIEGQCIVVTGHNLYALEELLRQTEGKGINIYTHSEMLPAHGYPALKKYGHLKGNIGKAWYDQRRLFEKFPGAILATTNCVMPIKGTYADRFFSYEVAGLEGVAKIMDDDFSPLIERALSLPAADVESEQVLTTGYHHETVIGLAPEIIQAVKDGHIRRFFVIAGCDAPGPGGNYYRELATSLPNDTVILTTSCGKFRFNDVDYGTVGDTGIPRYIDLGQCNNSGSTVKIAMALADAFECTVNELPVSIVLSWFEQKAVAILLGLFSLGIQDIRIGPKPPEFISSGVLDVLVELFGLKLITTAEEDMNAMLALS encoded by the coding sequence ATGTTTTGTTACCAGTGTGAACAGACACCGAATGGCGGATGTACTGTGGTTGGGGTGTGCGGTAAGAATGAGACCATAGCGAGTTTACAGGATACGATGATTTTTGCATTAAAAGGTATTGCAGCCTATGCGACACATGCCCGGCAGCTAGGATATAGCGATCCCGAGGTGGATCGTATCACCCACGAAGCCCTGTACATGACCTTGACCAATTCCAATTTTAATACGCAAGAGCATCTGGAGATGGCGATGAAGGTCGGAGATGCGGCGGTGCGGATCATGGATGTGCTGGATCGCGCACATACGGATCGCTTTGGTATTCCGCAGCCGATCACAGTCAGCCAGAATAAAATTGAAGGTCAGTGCATTGTGGTGACAGGACATAATTTGTATGCGCTGGAGGAACTGCTGCGGCAGACGGAGGGAAAGGGCATCAACATCTATACCCACTCGGAAATGCTGCCTGCCCACGGTTATCCGGCATTGAAGAAGTACGGGCATTTGAAAGGCAACATCGGCAAAGCCTGGTACGATCAGCGCAGACTGTTCGAGAAGTTTCCTGGTGCGATTCTCGCTACGACGAACTGCGTTATGCCAATTAAAGGTACGTATGCAGATCGCTTTTTCTCTTATGAAGTAGCGGGGCTAGAAGGAGTCGCGAAGATTATGGATGACGATTTCTCCCCACTGATTGAGCGTGCTTTATCGCTGCCTGCGGCAGATGTAGAGTCAGAGCAGGTGCTCACGACGGGGTACCACCATGAGACAGTGATTGGACTCGCTCCTGAGATCATTCAGGCCGTCAAAGACGGGCATATCCGCCGGTTTTTCGTCATTGCAGGCTGCGACGCGCCGGGTCCAGGCGGCAATTATTACCGTGAGTTGGCGACTTCCTTGCCGAATGATACGGTCATTTTAACCACTTCTTGCGGAAAGTTCCGCTTTAATGACGTAGATTATGGCACTGTGGGAGACACCGGCATTCCGCGTTATATTGACCTTGGACAATGCAATAATTCCGGTTCTACTGTGAAAATTGCCATGGCCTTGGCTGATGCTTTTGAATGCACCGTGAACGAGCTCCCGGTCAGCATCGTGCTGTCTTGGTTTGAGCAAAAAGCGGTCGCCATCCTGTTGGGCTTGTTCAGCCTCGGCATTCAGGATATCCGCATCGGACCGAAGCCGCCTGAGTTTATCTCGTCCGGCGTGCTGGATGTTCTGGTAGAGCTTTTTGGATTGAAGTTGATTACCACTGCCGAAGAGGATATGAACGCGATGTTGGCGCTGTCGTAG
- a CDS encoding MerR family transcriptional regulator, with the protein MLSIGEFSKICEVSTKTLRYYDEIGLIHPDEINPENGYRYYSIRQLKKMLLINRLKSYHFSLEEIKAILELEEDQSDEKLCSALNRKRREIQEKLNAFEYTLKQMSNDILNSEKGIPIMSYLDNIEVQLVETQPMNIFYMRQMMSSDDYIAGYGKYFSRLYDKIATEKLTMLGTPMTIYHSPEYNPAGNDTEFAIWVEETVKGTRDLPGGLCAKSVVQGSYSELTSVYAKLREWVENEGYELVKSPYEVYVTDPKQSTVPEDMVTEVYFPVKKK; encoded by the coding sequence TTGCTATCGATTGGAGAATTTTCGAAGATATGCGAAGTATCTACAAAAACGCTTCGATATTATGATGAAATTGGATTAATTCATCCTGATGAGATTAATCCTGAAAACGGGTATCGATATTATTCCATCAGGCAACTAAAAAAGATGCTCTTGATCAACCGTTTGAAATCTTATCATTTTTCTCTGGAAGAAATCAAAGCCATTCTGGAATTGGAAGAGGATCAATCAGATGAGAAGCTTTGTTCTGCCCTTAATCGCAAGAGAAGGGAAATACAGGAAAAACTAAATGCTTTTGAATATACCCTAAAACAAATGAGTAATGATATTTTAAATTCAGAGAAGGGCATACCCATTATGTCATACCTTGACAATATAGAAGTGCAACTTGTTGAAACCCAGCCAATGAATATCTTTTATATGCGTCAGATGATGAGTAGTGATGACTATATTGCAGGATATGGAAAATATTTCAGCAGGCTATATGATAAAATTGCTACTGAAAAACTTACCATGCTTGGTACACCAATGACGATTTATCACAGCCCTGAATACAATCCTGCCGGCAATGATACAGAGTTTGCCATCTGGGTAGAGGAGACTGTAAAGGGAACGAGAGATTTGCCTGGAGGCCTTTGTGCAAAGTCTGTTGTACAGGGTTCATATTCAGAATTGACATCGGTATATGCGAAGCTGAGGGAATGGGTAGAAAATGAAGGATATGAATTGGTGAAATCACCCTATGAAGTATATGTAACCGACCCCAAACAATCCACTGTTCCTGAGGATATGGTTACAGAGGTGTATTTTCCTGTAAAGAAAAAATAG
- a CDS encoding serine hydrolase domain-containing protein, protein MQRNYWPSTEWQAVDPATLRMDAEKLSELEPIIKSEYSNINGIVVVRDGSIAYESYYNGYGPDDTHHVASVTKSILSALIGIAIDARYIKNVDQKVLGFFPEYVPDAADRQKREITIRHLLTMTAPYPFEDWHEPLDKMCMQPDWVKYTLDMLGQQGNIGTFKYSTAGAHLLSAIVTRSTGTSAREFANERLFKPIGMKEIPDHGMKSFGFEDLFGKNVKGWVNDPNSNSTGGWGLTLTPRDMARFGVLYLNRGIWDDNQIISGTWIEESTAMNSNNYGYLWWLREEDGVFAYSALGDGGNVICCIPEKDLVVAIASEFIIHPRDRWTLIKECIIPAAMET, encoded by the coding sequence ATGCAAAGAAACTACTGGCCATCTACAGAATGGCAAGCCGTAGACCCCGCAACCTTAAGAATGGACGCTGAAAAGCTTTCAGAGCTTGAACCTATCATAAAATCCGAGTACAGCAATATAAACGGTATTGTTGTTGTGAGAGATGGATCTATTGCTTATGAAAGTTATTACAATGGCTATGGACCGGATGATACGCACCATGTGGCATCTGTAACGAAAAGTATACTATCTGCCCTCATTGGTATTGCCATAGATGCAAGATATATTAAAAATGTAGACCAGAAGGTGCTGGGTTTTTTTCCTGAATATGTTCCTGATGCTGCGGATAGACAGAAACGAGAAATCACCATCCGCCATCTTCTCACGATGACGGCTCCCTATCCCTTTGAGGACTGGCACGAACCGCTGGACAAGATGTGCATGCAACCTGACTGGGTAAAATATACGTTGGATATGCTGGGCCAACAAGGAAATATTGGAACTTTTAAATATTCCACCGCAGGGGCGCACCTGCTTTCAGCCATCGTCACTCGTAGCACAGGAACAAGTGCCCGTGAGTTTGCCAACGAACGCTTATTTAAACCCATCGGCATGAAAGAAATCCCGGATCATGGCATGAAATCATTTGGGTTTGAAGATTTATTCGGGAAAAATGTGAAAGGGTGGGTTAATGACCCAAACAGCAACTCCACAGGAGGATGGGGGCTTACGCTAACTCCCCGTGATATGGCACGTTTTGGTGTTCTATATCTCAACCGTGGTATTTGGGACGATAATCAGATAATTTCGGGAACATGGATTGAAGAATCAACAGCGATGAACTCCAATAATTACGGTTATCTATGGTGGTTACGCGAAGAGGACGGAGTTTTTGCATACTCAGCACTAGGCGATGGCGGTAATGTCATTTGTTGCATTCCAGAAAAAGACCTAGTCGTAGCCATTGCATCCGAATTCATCATTCATCCTCGTGATCGATGGACACTGATTAAGGAATGTATTATTCCGGCTGCTATGGAAACATAA